From the Helianthus annuus cultivar XRQ/B chromosome 17, HanXRQr2.0-SUNRISE, whole genome shotgun sequence genome, the window TTCGGTTCACGCAAGTTACACTCATCCTTTtcacatcactttcttcctcttCTACCCTCATTACTCTCTATATATAGGACTCCCACTTTCCTTCTTACACCACACCTTCTTCTTCCTTAAATCCTTTTTCATAACTGAGAAATGGATTTCAGGCTAAACGACTTCCTCCAAATGAATCCAGGCTTCAGATTTGAACCAACCGACCAAGAAATTATGGTACATTACCTACAGCCCAAAATTCAATCCCTCCCTCTGCCTTATCCGATTCCTGAAGCGGATGTTTGTGGGTCTGATCCATGGAACTTACCAGGTCCGTGTTCATGAttcttgtttttttcttttttcctgAAATAAGTAAAATGTGAGGTGGGTTCTTACTTTGTAATGATAAGGGTTTTTTTCTTTGTTTCAGGTGATTCTCAGGAAGAAAGGTACTTTTTATGCCCCGTGGAAACCAAACACCCTAATGGTACACGAACCAATCGAACCACTCCATCGGGTCGCTGGAAACCAACAAATGCTAGCAAGCAAGTTGTTGATTCTGAAAACAAACATCTTGGAACAAAGAAAACTTTTGTTTTCTACATGTCCAAGCCCGGGTCTAAAACTGATTGGTTCATGCATGAGTACAAAATTGCTAACCCTATTCAAGTAAGAGTTTAAATTTAACGCTAAAGCAAGACCAGTTGTGAAAATAAAATGATAACCCAATTTCGAATCTTAAGCAGGGTGTGCAGAACTGGATGATCTGTAGGGTGTTTTTGAAGAACAAAGTTCGAAACACAGGGGCGGTTTTTTATGTTCCAAGAGACTTTGATCTGAATTTGGATGGCGGTGATTCATCAAGCACCGGCTTCAGTGGAGTCACAGtagcagatgatgaagatgaaatAAACAGTAAATAGATTATTAGCGGATGAGTTTAATGATGTTTAAGTTTAATGATGTTTATATATAGTAGTGTTAATGGTGTTCTTATGGTTGCTCATGTTAATCCGGAAGATGAATGCTATGAATGTATTGTGCAAATGTGAGACAAATGagaacattttcttttgtttttaagtACTCAATAGCATATTTAatgtttaaataataattaattgtcattttcttttgtttttaagtACTCAATTTGCATACCAATTAAGAAACCAGAATTGTGAGTTCAGAAGATTAATTATCAGTTTATTTTAATTTCTTAATATCAAAATTCCATCTACATCTACTGGATGTTGCTTGAGAACCCAATAGTGGATAATAATCCATCATTGTCAAAAGCAGTTTGAATGTATCATAAATTCGATTATGTCAATTCAATTTGATGCTGTAAATAAACAGTTTTGTGGTGTTTGACAAATTGGATTTCAATTTTAAAATTCTATGGTCATTATGATGTTTAGAAAATTAGATCAGATGTAATAAGATTACAATTTGTGAAGTAGTATaaattatgtaattttataaaaccCGTGTATATAATAACTAGATTATAGACCCGCGACGGATTTAAAGATATaaattatgtaattttataaaaaggTGAAATgggtgtgcacatataatgtatatatgtgtgggcgctcagggggcaaaagtgaaatggtactaactttaacgttattttactaatttcgtgaaaataacgttaaaagcggcggatggttaatcatgcatcatgtggtgacgttgatagctgaaagacacgggggtacatgcaccaatcagtctctatcccgattgtttgagtgttatgtgtcttaggtccaaggcttgatacaaaactacaatcgagccgggggtctcactggaagcagcctctctattcctacagggtagaggtaaggctgtctacatctaccctcctcagaccctaccttagctttgctattggtgggatttactgagtatgatgatgatgatgataaaaaGGTGTATACAAATTTACATAACTAAATTACTATTATTAAATACTTTAAACCATAGTGATTTAACTTGcatatttaaatttataaatattttcccATGCTTATTTCTTAAAATTAGAAACTGTTAATGATTGCAAAACAATCAATATTAATAaacataataattaaaataaaattcttATTTCAGTGATTTAAAATTCTAGATAAATGTTACCTTTATAATGTTGTTacataaatatatacaaaataatttgatgaaaataaaatacataagatatatatttgtctTAATTATGATGATAAATAAGATTATACATTTAGTTAGATGAAATGTTTTTCTATATCTTGAGATTCTAAAGATTATTAATGTTATGATGCCTAATCgttatatatgtattaatttaaatttaaattattatgagacataaagattatatatttatttagatatgtaaacaaaaaaataaacatcTTGAATTAAGGAAAATGTTGAATTGTAATTGATCCATGAGAAAATATTACACATATTCATGAAATTATGTAAAGCTTATTAATGTAAATAGTTGTGAATAACAATAATATTTTGCAATCAAAGTGAATCATAAATTAAATtaatatgaaattatatttttaaGGGAGGAGGAGAAATTACCATGTAGCATTAAGTGGAATAATTATATATCTCAGA encodes:
- the LOC110923797 gene encoding NAC domain-containing protein 83, producing the protein MDFRLNDFLQMNPGFRFEPTDQEIMVHYLQPKIQSLPLPYPIPEADVCGSDPWNLPGDSQEERYFLCPVETKHPNGTRTNRTTPSGRWKPTNASKQVVDSENKHLGTKKTFVFYMSKPGSKTDWFMHEYKIANPIQGVQNWMICRVFLKNKVRNTGAVFYVPRDFDLNLDGGDSSSTGFSGVTVADDEDEINSK